From Synechococcus sp. UW69, the proteins below share one genomic window:
- the tyrS gene encoding tyrosine--tRNA ligase, translating to MSDSTPSLPNWLSRGMADLFPAGDPSDADQALAARLVQAEKEGRPLRVKLGIDPTGSNIHLGHSILFRKLRAFQDAGHTAVLIIGDFTARIGDPTGKSATRVQLSKEQVAANASTYLRQLGQDQPKETALLDFETPGRLEVRYNSEWLEGMDLPAVIGLLGTGTVGQMLAKDDFSKRYGSGTPIALHEFLYPLLQGYDSVAVNADVELGGTDQKFNVAMGRDLQRHFDKGTQFGLLLPILVGLDGVQKMSKSLGNVVGLEEDPLSMYSKLEKVGDGAINDYVTLLTDLDLASLPENPREKQKAMALAVTASRHGLAAAEKAQSDAATLVGGSGDAGADVPEASLAEVNFPAKAFYLFSVVGICASSSEARRQIKGGAARLDGEKITDPNQEFASASELEGKVLQLGKKTFRRLTA from the coding sequence ATGTCGGACTCAACCCCGTCGCTGCCGAATTGGCTGTCTCGGGGCATGGCCGATTTGTTCCCGGCCGGCGACCCGAGCGATGCTGATCAGGCCCTGGCGGCACGGCTGGTGCAAGCCGAGAAGGAGGGCAGGCCGCTGAGGGTGAAGCTGGGCATTGACCCCACCGGCAGCAACATTCATCTCGGTCACAGCATCCTGTTCCGCAAGTTGCGGGCTTTCCAGGACGCAGGCCATACGGCGGTGTTGATCATCGGCGATTTCACCGCGCGGATCGGCGATCCCACTGGCAAGAGCGCCACCCGGGTGCAGCTCAGCAAGGAGCAGGTGGCTGCCAACGCCTCCACCTATCTGCGCCAGCTTGGGCAGGACCAGCCCAAGGAGACGGCACTGCTCGATTTCGAAACGCCTGGACGCCTAGAGGTGCGATACAACAGCGAGTGGTTGGAGGGAATGGACCTGCCGGCTGTGATTGGGCTGCTCGGCACCGGCACCGTGGGCCAGATGCTGGCCAAGGACGACTTCTCCAAGCGTTATGGCAGTGGCACCCCTATCGCCCTGCATGAATTCCTCTACCCGCTGCTGCAGGGCTATGACTCGGTGGCGGTGAATGCTGATGTGGAGCTGGGGGGCACCGATCAGAAGTTCAATGTGGCCATGGGCCGTGATCTGCAGCGCCATTTCGACAAGGGCACCCAGTTCGGCCTGCTGCTGCCGATCCTGGTGGGGCTCGACGGGGTTCAGAAGATGAGCAAGAGCCTGGGCAACGTGGTGGGGCTGGAAGAGGATCCGCTCTCGATGTACTCCAAGCTGGAGAAAGTCGGCGATGGGGCGATCAACGACTACGTCACGTTGCTGACTGACCTGGATCTGGCCTCCTTGCCGGAGAACCCGCGCGAGAAGCAGAAGGCGATGGCCCTGGCGGTGACCGCCAGCCGCCATGGTCTGGCGGCGGCGGAGAAGGCGCAGAGTGATGCCGCCACCTTGGTGGGTGGCAGCGGTGATGCCGGTGCCGATGTGCCCGAGGCCTCGCTTGCAGAGGTGAACTTCCCGGCCAAGGCCTTCTATTTGTTCAGTGTCGTGGGCATCTGCGCCAGCAGCAGTGAGGCCCGCCGTCAGATCAAAGGGGGTGCGGCGCGCCTAGATGGGGAGAAGATTACCGACCCCAACCAGGAGTTTGCGTCGGCATCGGAGCTGGAGGGCAAGGTGCTGCAGCTGGGCAAGAAAACCTTCCGGAGGCTGACGGCTTGA
- a CDS encoding DUF1825 family protein, which produces MAFFDSDIVQDEAKRLFSDYQQLMQLGSEYGKFDREGKKKFIETMEELMGRYRVFMKRFELSEDFQAKLTVEQLRTQLSQFGITPEQMFEQMNSTLERMKAQIEPPSPS; this is translated from the coding sequence ATGGCCTTCTTCGATTCCGACATCGTTCAGGACGAAGCAAAGCGGCTGTTCAGCGATTACCAGCAGCTGATGCAGCTGGGCAGTGAGTACGGGAAGTTCGACCGAGAGGGCAAGAAGAAGTTCATCGAGACGATGGAAGAGCTGATGGGCCGCTACCGGGTGTTCATGAAGCGCTTCGAGCTCTCGGAAGATTTCCAGGCCAAGCTCACGGTGGAGCAGCTGCGCACCCAGCTCAGTCAGTTCGGGATCACCCCCGAGCAAATGTTCGAACAGATGAATTCCACCCTCGAGCGGATGAAGGCCCAGATCGAGCCTCCCTCGCCGAGCTGA
- a CDS encoding response regulator transcription factor, which translates to MRELPQRNRPLLEGRRLVVASADRVLVSGLLHSLDGIGSIVGAASTEAEALACLSSTAADLLICSDRLERGSGPSLVAAAKAHQPSLRCLMLIQRPLLSTIRAAAAADCDGLCSHERIGDGGLLSVLRAMESDGSHMDPVIAGVAHHDRSLAGVGHPISDVLSLREEDVLRGLCRGLSNQEIADQLHISIETTKHCITGLLRKLNARNRTQAVLMAFQHNLVDPPMPIPRWTP; encoded by the coding sequence ATGCGTGAGCTGCCCCAGCGCAACCGGCCCCTGCTGGAGGGGCGTCGTCTGGTGGTCGCTTCGGCCGATCGGGTTTTGGTCAGCGGCCTGCTGCACAGCCTCGATGGCATCGGCTCCATCGTGGGGGCTGCCAGCACCGAAGCGGAAGCCCTGGCCTGCCTCAGCAGTACGGCCGCCGATCTGCTGATCTGCAGCGACAGGCTCGAACGTGGCAGCGGCCCCTCCCTGGTGGCAGCAGCCAAGGCCCACCAGCCCTCGCTGCGCTGCCTGATGCTGATCCAACGCCCCTTGCTCAGCACCATTCGTGCCGCTGCAGCGGCTGATTGCGACGGTCTCTGCAGCCATGAGCGCATTGGCGACGGCGGCTTGCTCAGCGTCTTGCGCGCCATGGAAAGCGATGGCAGCCACATGGATCCGGTGATTGCCGGCGTGGCCCATCACGACCGCAGCTTGGCAGGGGTGGGGCATCCGATCAGCGACGTGCTGAGCCTGCGGGAAGAAGACGTCCTGCGTGGCCTCTGCCGCGGCCTGAGCAATCAGGAGATTGCGGATCAACTCCACATCTCGATTGAAACCACCAAGCACTGCATCACAGGGCTGCTGCGCAAACTGAATGCCAGGAACCGCACCCAGGCTGTGCTGATGGCCTTTCAACACAATCTGGTGGATCCACCGATGCCGATTCCCCGCTGGACCCCTTAG
- a CDS encoding GIY-YIG nuclease family protein, whose protein sequence is MQGDLFSTGALAFSNGPELPLQREQLIAWQQRLHDHQAPLFRGETAQAAQGDLFGSSPDDAAAALDPLTLTPLAMSFWRWPEPSHRGAAIYLVMDRPTQLEQPLLLYVGETLAAERRWKGDHDCKAYLAAYGEALQRCELSAQLSIRFSCDVPQATRARRALEQQLIQRWWPPFNKETRQRWGTPFNADL, encoded by the coding sequence ATGCAGGGAGATCTGTTCTCCACCGGTGCGCTGGCCTTCAGCAATGGGCCTGAGCTGCCCCTGCAACGGGAGCAGCTGATCGCCTGGCAACAGCGCCTGCATGACCATCAAGCGCCGCTGTTCCGCGGAGAAACAGCTCAGGCCGCCCAAGGGGATCTGTTCGGCTCCTCCCCTGATGACGCTGCCGCGGCCCTGGATCCGCTGACGCTGACCCCCCTGGCGATGAGTTTCTGGCGCTGGCCGGAACCGTCCCATCGGGGTGCCGCGATCTACCTGGTGATGGATCGGCCGACCCAACTGGAGCAGCCACTTCTGCTCTATGTGGGAGAAACGCTCGCCGCAGAGCGCCGCTGGAAAGGCGATCACGACTGCAAGGCCTACCTCGCCGCCTACGGCGAAGCCCTTCAGCGCTGCGAACTCAGTGCCCAGCTGAGCATCCGCTTCAGCTGCGATGTACCTCAGGCCACCCGCGCACGGAGGGCCCTGGAACAACAGCTGATTCAACGCTGGTGGCCGCCCTTCAACAAGGAAACCCGCCAACGATGGGGCACCCCCTTCAACGCCGACTTGTGA
- a CDS encoding leucyl aminopeptidase, whose translation MRFSLSSNGLQEWNGNVLAVGLPQGDADTTATALEQRFAGITDALKQQEFKGKPGDQLVITPLGAGPERLVVLGLGDADGIDIDRLRGAAARAAKAAIGCGGTLGLQLPWHGTDATEAARISAEAVRLCLYKDQRFRKEAEPRRIPEALELIDLDPAAASGFMAVNATCAGVELARELVAAPPNVVTPGALAETAAGIASDHGLELKVLERGDCEAKGMGAFLAVSQGSDLPPKFIHLIYRPEGEVKRRVALVGKGLTFDSGGYNLKVGAAQIDMMKFDMGGSAAVLGAMRSIAELKPAGVEVHMVVASCENMVNGSAVHPGDIVTAANGMTIEINNTDAEGRLTLADALLYACEQDPDAVVDLATLTGACVIALGDEMAGLWSNNDDLAEALDAAAHSGGEGLWRMPLRQSYKDGLKSLLADMKNTGPRPGGSITAALFLKEFVAKDTAWAHIDIAGPVWSDKGKGVNPAGATGYGVRTLVNWVLAQS comes from the coding sequence ATGCGCTTCTCCCTGTCCTCCAACGGTCTGCAGGAGTGGAACGGCAATGTGCTGGCGGTGGGGCTACCCCAGGGCGATGCCGATACAACCGCAACGGCCTTGGAACAGCGCTTTGCGGGGATCACCGACGCCCTGAAACAGCAGGAGTTCAAGGGGAAGCCGGGTGATCAACTGGTGATCACGCCCCTGGGTGCTGGCCCAGAGCGCCTGGTGGTGCTGGGCCTGGGCGACGCCGATGGAATCGACATCGACCGCCTGCGCGGCGCCGCTGCCCGTGCAGCCAAGGCCGCGATCGGCTGTGGAGGCACTCTGGGACTGCAGTTGCCATGGCATGGAACCGATGCCACCGAAGCGGCCCGCATCAGTGCTGAAGCCGTGCGGCTCTGCCTTTACAAAGACCAGCGCTTCCGCAAGGAGGCGGAACCACGCCGGATCCCCGAAGCTCTTGAGCTGATCGACCTCGACCCGGCCGCCGCCAGCGGCTTTATGGCGGTCAACGCCACATGTGCCGGCGTGGAGCTGGCCAGGGAGCTGGTGGCCGCCCCCCCCAATGTGGTTACCCCGGGCGCCCTGGCGGAAACAGCCGCCGGCATCGCCAGCGACCACGGCCTTGAGCTCAAGGTGCTGGAGCGCGGCGACTGCGAAGCCAAAGGCATGGGCGCCTTTCTGGCCGTGAGCCAGGGCTCCGATCTACCGCCCAAATTCATTCACCTGATTTACCGACCCGAGGGCGAAGTGAAACGCCGCGTCGCCCTGGTGGGCAAGGGCCTCACCTTCGATTCCGGCGGTTACAACCTCAAGGTGGGCGCGGCGCAGATCGACATGATGAAGTTCGACATGGGCGGCAGCGCCGCTGTGCTGGGCGCCATGCGCAGCATCGCTGAACTCAAGCCAGCCGGCGTTGAGGTGCACATGGTGGTGGCCTCCTGCGAAAACATGGTGAACGGCTCTGCCGTCCACCCCGGTGACATCGTCACGGCCGCCAACGGCATGACGATCGAGATCAACAACACCGACGCTGAAGGCCGGTTGACCCTCGCCGATGCCCTGCTCTACGCCTGTGAGCAGGATCCCGATGCCGTTGTGGATTTGGCCACCCTCACCGGAGCCTGCGTCATTGCCCTTGGCGATGAGATGGCCGGGTTGTGGTCCAACAACGACGACCTGGCGGAAGCCCTCGATGCCGCCGCCCATTCCGGCGGTGAAGGCCTGTGGCGCATGCCCCTGCGGCAGTCCTACAAGGATGGGCTGAAGTCATTGTTGGCCGACATGAAGAACACCGGTCCGCGGCCAGGGGGCTCGATCACCGCTGCCCTCTTCCTCAAGGAATTCGTGGCCAAGGACACCGCCTGGGCCCACATCGACATCGCCGGGCCGGTCTGGAGTGACAAGGGCAAAGGCGTCAATCCAGCCGGTGCGACTGGCTACGGCGTGCGCACCCTGGTGAACTGGGTGCTAGCCCAGTCATGA
- the msrA gene encoding peptide-methionine (S)-S-oxide reductase MsrA produces MKRTLLLLSTCLMLFCWPQSAMAELETAVFAGGCFWCLEHDLEDLPGVRDAVSGYSGGHVERPTYRQVSSESTGHQEAVQVRFDPEQISYAELLRSYWRNVDPLDDGGQFCDRGDSYRPVIFTADAAQAQAAEASAEAAARELSQPRAALKVELREAARFWPAEGYHQNYAENNSLKYNFYRFSCGRDRRLDAVWGAEARTGQPWR; encoded by the coding sequence ATGAAACGAACGCTGCTGCTGCTGTCTACCTGCTTGATGCTGTTCTGCTGGCCCCAGAGCGCCATGGCCGAACTGGAGACAGCCGTCTTCGCCGGTGGTTGTTTTTGGTGTTTGGAGCACGACCTGGAGGACCTGCCCGGGGTGCGTGATGCCGTGAGCGGCTACAGCGGCGGGCATGTGGAGCGACCCACCTACCGCCAGGTCAGCAGCGAGAGCACTGGCCATCAAGAAGCGGTGCAGGTGCGTTTTGACCCTGAGCAAATCAGTTACGCCGAGCTACTGCGCAGCTATTGGCGCAATGTGGACCCCCTCGATGACGGTGGTCAGTTCTGCGACCGCGGCGATTCCTACAGGCCGGTGATCTTTACGGCCGATGCCGCTCAAGCCCAGGCTGCTGAGGCCAGTGCCGAGGCGGCGGCCCGCGAGCTGTCGCAACCGCGGGCCGCACTGAAAGTGGAGCTTAGGGAAGCGGCTCGGTTTTGGCCTGCCGAGGGTTACCACCAGAACTACGCAGAGAACAATTCCCTCAAATACAACTTTTATCGGTTCAGTTGCGGTCGCGACCGTCGCCTGGATGCGGTGTGGGGTGCTGAGGCGCGAACCGGTCAGCCATGGCGTTAA
- the lpxB gene encoding lipid-A-disaccharide synthase gives MVRLLISTGEVSGDLQGSLLIRALRLEAERRGLELEVMALGGPRMEAAGASLIADTAPMGAIGLWEAVPLILPTLRLQARVDALLEERPLDGVVLIDYVGANVRLGTRLRKQRPYLPITYYIAPQEWAWRFGDGSTTRLLEFTDKILAIFPAEAEFYAARGADVSWVGHPLLDSFQNLPDRASSRRQLGLDPEAPVLLLLPASRPQELRYLMPPLAQAAALLQQRHPDLQVLLPAGLEQFEHPLAVALEEAGVRHARVIPAAEADALKTTLCAAADLALGKSGTVNLELALQGVPQVVGYRVSRLTAWVARHVLRFQVDHISPVNLLLKQRLVPELLQDELTAEALVERALPLLTATPQRRAMLEGYERLRATLGAPGVTGRAATAIFDQVIG, from the coding sequence ATGGTTCGGCTGCTGATCAGCACCGGTGAAGTCTCCGGTGATCTTCAGGGCAGCCTGTTGATTCGGGCCCTGCGGTTGGAGGCGGAACGGAGGGGCCTTGAGCTCGAAGTGATGGCCCTTGGTGGACCGCGCATGGAGGCGGCGGGGGCTTCGTTGATCGCTGATACCGCGCCGATGGGGGCGATCGGTCTGTGGGAGGCCGTCCCGTTGATTCTTCCCACGCTGCGGCTGCAGGCCCGGGTGGATGCGCTGCTTGAGGAACGGCCCCTCGATGGGGTGGTGCTCATCGACTACGTCGGAGCCAATGTGCGGCTGGGCACACGGCTGCGGAAGCAACGGCCCTACCTGCCGATCACGTATTACATCGCCCCCCAGGAATGGGCCTGGCGCTTCGGCGATGGCAGCACCACCCGTCTGCTGGAGTTCACCGACAAAATCCTGGCGATCTTCCCGGCGGAGGCCGAGTTCTATGCGGCCCGCGGTGCGGATGTGAGCTGGGTGGGTCATCCGCTGTTGGACAGCTTCCAGAATTTGCCCGACCGCGCCAGCTCCCGACGCCAATTGGGCTTGGATCCCGAGGCGCCGGTGTTGCTGCTGTTGCCGGCATCCCGGCCCCAGGAGTTGCGCTACCTGATGCCACCGTTGGCCCAGGCGGCGGCCCTGCTGCAGCAGCGTCACCCTGATCTTCAGGTGTTGCTTCCCGCCGGGCTGGAGCAGTTCGAACACCCCCTAGCTGTTGCGCTTGAGGAGGCCGGTGTGCGCCATGCCCGGGTGATTCCTGCCGCTGAAGCGGATGCTCTTAAGACCACCCTTTGTGCGGCGGCGGATCTCGCCCTGGGAAAATCCGGCACGGTGAATCTGGAACTGGCTTTGCAGGGGGTTCCTCAGGTGGTGGGATATCGCGTGAGCCGACTGACGGCGTGGGTCGCACGCCATGTTCTGCGGTTCCAGGTGGACCACATCTCGCCGGTGAATCTGTTGCTCAAGCAGCGGTTGGTGCCGGAGCTGCTGCAGGACGAGCTCACCGCAGAAGCTTTGGTGGAGAGGGCTTTACCCCTGTTGACCGCCACACCGCAGCGCCGGGCGATGCTGGAAGGGTATGAGCGGTTGCGGGCCACCCTTGGTGCACCCGGAGTGACCGGACGGGCTGCTACAGCCATTTTTGATCAGGTGATCGGATGA
- the lpxA gene encoding acyl-ACP--UDP-N-acetylglucosamine O-acyltransferase, which translates to MSQQTASQQIHPTAVVDPKAELASGVVIGPGAVVGPQVVIGENTWIGPHAVLDGRLTLGRDNKVFPGACLGLPPQDLKYRGAETEVLIGDGNTLRECVTINRATEEGEVTRIGNGNLLMAYCHLGHNCDLGNNIVMSNAIQVAGHVVIEDRAVIGGCLGIHQFVHIGGMAMVGGMTRVDRDVPPYCLVEGHPGRVRGLNRVGLRRSGMAGNHDGAELKQLQEIWTLMYRSDLVIADALKQARVQALLPAAEHLCRFLEASTGQGRRGPMPLQGR; encoded by the coding sequence ATGTCGCAGCAAACGGCGTCACAGCAGATTCACCCCACGGCAGTGGTGGACCCGAAGGCCGAGCTGGCCTCGGGGGTGGTCATTGGCCCTGGTGCAGTGGTCGGCCCTCAGGTGGTGATCGGGGAGAACACCTGGATCGGTCCCCATGCCGTGTTGGACGGTCGGCTGACCCTAGGGCGTGACAACAAGGTGTTCCCGGGTGCCTGCCTCGGACTGCCGCCGCAGGATCTCAAGTACCGCGGTGCTGAAACCGAGGTGCTGATTGGGGATGGAAACACGCTGCGGGAATGCGTGACGATCAACCGGGCCACCGAAGAGGGCGAGGTGACCCGTATTGGCAACGGCAACCTGTTGATGGCTTACTGCCATCTGGGGCATAACTGCGATCTCGGCAACAACATCGTGATGTCCAATGCCATTCAGGTGGCGGGCCACGTTGTGATCGAAGACCGTGCCGTGATTGGTGGCTGTTTGGGTATTCACCAGTTCGTCCATATCGGTGGGATGGCGATGGTGGGCGGGATGACCCGCGTGGATCGGGATGTTCCGCCGTACTGCCTGGTGGAAGGCCATCCGGGTCGTGTGCGGGGTCTCAACCGGGTGGGCCTGCGTCGCAGTGGCATGGCCGGCAATCACGACGGCGCTGAACTCAAGCAGCTTCAGGAGATCTGGACCCTGATGTATCGCTCCGATCTGGTGATTGCCGATGCGCTCAAGCAGGCTCGAGTCCAGGCGTTGCTGCCGGCCGCCGAGCACCTCTGCCGGTTCCTCGAGGCATCCACTGGTCAGGGGAGACGGGGTCCGATGCCATTGCAGGGCCGCTGA
- the fabZ gene encoding 3-hydroxyacyl-ACP dehydratase FabZ: protein MTESTTPDIVLTSEQIAGLLPHRYPFALVDRVIAHEPGVSATAIKNVTMNEPQFQGHFPERPLMPGVLIVEAMAQVGGLIVTQMPDLPKGLFVFAGIDGVRFRRPVVPGDQLVIRCELLSLKRKRFGKVKAEATVDGDLACSGELMFSLVD from the coding sequence GTGACTGAATCCACCACCCCAGACATCGTGCTTACCAGCGAGCAGATCGCCGGTTTGCTTCCGCACCGTTACCCCTTTGCTCTGGTGGATCGGGTCATTGCCCATGAGCCCGGGGTTTCGGCCACGGCGATCAAGAACGTGACGATGAACGAGCCCCAGTTCCAGGGGCATTTCCCAGAGCGCCCGCTGATGCCTGGGGTGCTGATTGTGGAAGCCATGGCGCAGGTGGGCGGGTTGATCGTGACCCAGATGCCCGATCTGCCCAAAGGACTGTTCGTTTTTGCCGGCATCGACGGGGTACGCTTCCGGCGCCCTGTGGTTCCTGGAGATCAGCTGGTGATCCGCTGTGAACTGCTCAGCCTTAAGCGCAAGCGCTTCGGCAAGGTCAAGGCCGAGGCCACGGTGGACGGAGATCTGGCCTGCTCCGGCGAATTGATGTTCTCCCTGGTGGATTGA
- the lpxC gene encoding UDP-3-O-acyl-N-acetylglucosamine deacetylase, with protein sequence MTSWPQDYSAAWTLAAETTCSGVGLHSGAEATVQLCPTDQPGFHMRLPGMEQPIQLRPDQVRDSPLCTTLDLGPSKVATVEHLLAALAGCGLSHVEIVVSGQEVPLLDGSALVWVEAIAAAGLVSAATPRPAPPQLDQPLMRHRGSSVITATPADRFAVVGMIDFPQQAIGRQQFALELTPQRFVDEIAPARTFGFREQVEQLRAAGLIQGGALDNALVCDGDQWMNPPLRFEDEPVRHKLLDLIGDLALVGFPQAQVLVYRGSHGLHTDLAAAL encoded by the coding sequence GTGACCAGCTGGCCTCAGGACTACTCAGCTGCCTGGACCCTGGCGGCTGAGACAACATGCTCCGGCGTCGGTCTCCACAGTGGAGCTGAGGCCACAGTGCAGCTTTGCCCGACGGATCAGCCGGGATTCCACATGCGCTTGCCGGGGATGGAGCAACCGATCCAGCTACGGCCGGATCAGGTGCGTGACAGCCCGTTGTGCACCACGCTGGATCTTGGCCCCAGCAAGGTGGCCACCGTTGAACATCTGTTGGCGGCCCTGGCGGGTTGCGGCCTCAGTCATGTCGAGATCGTGGTCAGCGGTCAGGAAGTCCCCCTGCTGGATGGCTCAGCGCTGGTTTGGGTGGAGGCCATCGCTGCAGCGGGTTTGGTGTCTGCGGCAACCCCCAGGCCGGCTCCACCCCAGTTGGACCAACCACTCATGCGTCATCGCGGCAGCAGTGTGATCACGGCCACCCCGGCGGACCGCTTCGCTGTCGTGGGAATGATCGATTTTCCTCAGCAGGCCATCGGCCGTCAGCAGTTCGCCTTGGAACTCACGCCCCAGCGGTTCGTGGATGAGATTGCTCCGGCACGCACATTTGGCTTCCGGGAGCAGGTGGAGCAGCTGCGCGCGGCCGGCTTGATCCAGGGCGGAGCCCTGGACAACGCCCTGGTCTGTGACGGCGATCAGTGGATGAATCCTCCGCTGCGGTTCGAGGATGAACCGGTGCGCCATAAGCTCTTGGATCTGATCGGCGACCTGGCCCTCGTCGGTTTTCCCCAGGCACAGGTTCTTGTGTACAGGGGATCCCATGGTCTTCACACCGATCTCGCAGCCGCTTTGTGA
- a CDS encoding BamA/TamA family outer membrane protein, translated as MTRRSSRRSSVAVRRTVLGLMLGMPLVAQPVLAQESPPTAADTVEVEETVVEETVVEETVIEPPVVEQPRVLISEVVIEGIEGHPEEERLQISTYDAMQVRPGMRVTREELQNDLNGIQATGWFSDVRIVPQNGPLGVQVIVQVAPFPSLSAVEINADDEDLLPDAVVEETFASDYGRTLNLNDLQQRMKALQSWMAKEGYSLARVSGPERVSPDGVVTLKLLHGSVAGVEVKFLNKEGDDTDENGNPIGGKTKEWVITREVSIQPGDPFNRNKLERDIKRLYGTQLFSDVKVTLRPVPEVPGDVFIVLGIVEQSTGQLSGGLGYSQSQGVFGQVQVQETNLFGRAWTLGTNITYGQYGGLANLNFSDPWIYGDNHRTSFRTSLFLSQQVPQVFQSEDNGNIRTAKDYVDNNTNKAYRTGRNYGFTDGDAPGNINKAEDEYPNRSWFDYEGDTVVLRKTGGSFSFARPLNGGDPYKDAKWNVLAGMSFAEVRPINFAGDSRPYGVSTNNLGKKVKNDDIICVSYNCADSNTLVGMRVATTYNNFNNSRNPTSGNFFTAGTEQFVGINNDSPTFNRLRASYTQFFPVDWLKLHKGCRPKPGEEADCPQAIGVQIKGGAIMGEAPPYEAFCMGGSNSIRGWYDCDLAVSKAFSELTIEYRFPLISIFSGEVFMDAGTDFGTQKDVPGKPGLLLDKDGSGVSLGTGVIVTTPVGPIRLEVASKDFASDWRFNLGVGWKF; from the coding sequence ATGACACGCCGTTCGTCTCGCCGCTCCTCGGTTGCTGTTCGTCGCACGGTGTTGGGTCTGATGCTGGGGATGCCCCTGGTTGCCCAGCCGGTGCTGGCCCAGGAGTCCCCGCCGACTGCCGCCGACACGGTCGAGGTGGAGGAGACGGTTGTTGAGGAGACCGTTGTTGAAGAGACAGTTATTGAGCCGCCCGTTGTCGAGCAGCCCAGGGTTCTGATCTCCGAGGTGGTGATTGAGGGCATTGAGGGTCACCCGGAGGAGGAACGCCTTCAGATCTCCACTTACGACGCGATGCAGGTGCGTCCGGGGATGCGTGTCACACGGGAGGAGCTTCAGAACGATTTGAATGGCATTCAGGCCACGGGCTGGTTCTCGGATGTGCGGATCGTTCCCCAGAACGGACCGCTCGGTGTGCAGGTGATCGTTCAGGTGGCGCCCTTCCCTTCGCTCAGTGCAGTGGAGATCAACGCCGATGACGAGGATCTTCTGCCCGATGCTGTGGTGGAAGAGACGTTTGCGTCGGATTACGGCCGCACGCTCAACCTCAACGACCTGCAGCAGCGGATGAAGGCCCTGCAGAGCTGGATGGCCAAGGAGGGCTACTCCCTGGCTCGGGTGTCTGGTCCTGAACGGGTCAGTCCCGATGGGGTGGTCACGCTGAAACTGCTTCATGGCAGCGTGGCTGGCGTCGAAGTCAAATTCCTCAACAAGGAGGGGGATGACACCGATGAGAATGGAAATCCCATTGGCGGTAAGACCAAAGAGTGGGTGATCACCCGGGAGGTCTCGATTCAGCCTGGAGATCCCTTCAACCGCAACAAGCTTGAGAGGGATATCAAGCGGTTATACGGAACCCAGCTCTTCAGTGATGTGAAGGTGACGCTGCGGCCTGTGCCCGAGGTGCCAGGCGATGTGTTCATTGTTCTCGGCATCGTTGAGCAGTCCACCGGTCAGCTTTCTGGCGGCCTTGGCTACAGCCAGAGCCAGGGTGTGTTCGGTCAGGTGCAGGTCCAGGAGACCAATCTCTTTGGACGTGCTTGGACTCTCGGTACCAACATCACCTACGGCCAGTACGGCGGTCTGGCCAACCTCAACTTCTCGGATCCCTGGATCTACGGCGACAACCACCGCACCAGCTTCCGAACATCTTTGTTCTTGAGCCAGCAGGTGCCTCAGGTCTTCCAGAGCGAAGACAACGGCAACATCCGCACGGCCAAGGACTACGTCGACAACAACACCAACAAGGCCTACCGGACAGGCCGCAATTACGGCTTCACTGATGGTGATGCTCCGGGCAACATCAACAAGGCTGAGGACGAATATCCCAACCGCAGTTGGTTTGACTACGAGGGAGACACGGTGGTGCTGCGCAAGACCGGCGGCAGCTTTTCCTTTGCCCGCCCCCTGAACGGCGGTGATCCTTACAAAGATGCCAAGTGGAATGTGCTTGCTGGCATGTCCTTCGCTGAGGTGCGGCCAATCAACTTTGCCGGTGACTCAAGGCCCTACGGCGTCTCCACAAATAACTTGGGCAAGAAAGTTAAAAACGACGACATCATTTGCGTGTCGTACAACTGTGCTGACAGCAACACCCTTGTAGGGATGCGTGTCGCCACCACCTACAACAATTTCAACAATTCTCGAAATCCCACTAGCGGAAACTTCTTCACCGCCGGAACTGAGCAGTTCGTCGGCATCAATAACGATTCGCCCACCTTCAACAGACTTCGGGCCAGCTACACCCAGTTCTTCCCGGTGGACTGGCTGAAGCTTCATAAGGGTTGCCGTCCCAAGCCCGGCGAAGAGGCCGATTGCCCGCAAGCCATCGGTGTGCAGATCAAGGGTGGCGCCATCATGGGTGAAGCGCCTCCATACGAAGCGTTCTGCATGGGTGGATCCAACTCGATTCGCGGTTGGTACGACTGCGACCTGGCTGTGTCCAAGGCCTTCAGTGAACTCACAATCGAGTACCGCTTCCCCCTGATCAGCATCTTCTCTGGTGAGGTGTTCATGGATGCCGGTACCGATTTCGGCACTCAGAAGGATGTGCCAGGCAAGCCGGGCCTGCTGCTCGATAAGGATGGCTCCGGTGTTTCGCTGGGTACCGGCGTGATTGTCACCACGCCGGTCGGTCCGATCCGACTTGAGGTGGCCAGCAAGGACTTCGCCTCCGACTGGCGCTTCAATCTGGGAGTGGGCTGGAAGTTTTAG